TTCCGCTTTGGCAAAATACCCTTTATCAAGATAGCTGTTTATTTTTTTATCAAACGTCTGTCCACTCAGCATGATAGACCATCCTATGAGAAAAATTAAGAGCTTTTTCATGGTTTCACCTCTCTTGATGCACATACCAATCATGATCAGCAACCGGGATGATGTATCCTTTTCCGATGGCATTCAAAACATCCCTGGCGCTGTAAAAGGTCTCGTATCGTTTTTGGTTAAAAGATGCCGCATCGGGATCCAGGCTTTCAATCTTCAGGGGACCGTCTTCATGGATCATCAGGCCGTCTCCAAGCCAGAGCCCTACATGCCAGACCCGCCAGGGTGAATCGTCTGTTGCCCGACGTCCGAAAAAAACCAGGGAAGCCGGCGGAACATTCGTCAAATCGTCCACATTTTCTGTCAGCAAATCTCCTTCCAGTACCTGTTGGGAGGCATCCCGGGGAAGAATAATCCCGTTCAGGAAAAAAACCGTTTTGATAAAACCACTGCAATCCATCATCTTTGTGGATACCCCCCCCCATAAATAAGGCATTCCCATATACCGGTAAGATGTTTCAACAATGGCTTCGGCCGTGGGTTTTCGGGAAGCCAGCCATTGATTGAAATCCATAGATTCTTTTTCAAAGACATATCCTCTGCGGCCATCAGGGAAAACAACACTGATATATCCGTTCTTCTGACCGGTTTTCACCAGGATACTGCCGGCCACGAGGTCAGACACGCGGCGGCTTTGATTATCCGGTGATGAATAAACGTAACCACAATCCTCCAGAAAAAATATCCGGGAAGATTGACG
Above is a window of Candidatus Neomarinimicrobiota bacterium DNA encoding:
- a CDS encoding C40 family peptidase, which translates into the protein FFLIVLSANLFISSCGELDSSLEMIESVRKEFAPDKRVAIFNVTTVRERGRVVLRGETNLPSAMVTLETKLKEKGFSFTNEVRLLPDSEELDNRCRGVITVSVANIRVKPSNSAEMATQAILGTPVRLYKKNERGSYYYVQTPDGYLGWIDNSSVQPMNEKAFDSWRQSSRIFFLEDCGYVYSSPDNQSRRVSDLVAGSILVKTGQKNGYISVVFPDGRRGYVFEKESMDFNQWLASRKPTAEAIVETSYRYMGMPYLWGGVSTKMMDCSGFIKTVFFLNGIILPRDASQQVLEGDLLTENVDDLTNVPPASLVFFGRRATDDSPWRVWHVGLWLGDGLMIHEDGPLKIESLDPDAASFNQKRYETFYSARDVLNAIGKGYIIPVADHDWYVHQER